In Defluviimonas aquaemixtae, the sequence CTGAGGGACCAGTCGGAGCATGCATCTGGCGCCCGGCACCCCATGAACCAGGAGAACTGAACATGTCCCAGATTCACCCTATCGGCCGGAAGACGGCCATTCTTTCTGTCGGTGCCGCGTTGGCGCTGGCATTCGGTGTTTCCGCCCAGGCCGGCGAATGTCCGGCCGATCAGCTCATGGACGGCGCCGTAATGTCCGGCGAGACGACGGCGGTCGGCGTCACCGACACGGTCATCGCGTCGATCGACCTGACGCCCAAGGGCGGCAGTTTCGAAAACCAGCTTCTGCGCATGCGCAAGCTGACGATCGAACCGGGCGGCGTCGTGCCTTGGCACGAACACAGCGTGCGCCCCGCCAACATCTACATCCTGTCGGGCGAGATCGAGGAATACCGTGCGAACTGCAAAGTGCCGATCGTGCACAAGGCTGGCGAGGTGACGATGGAATTCGGCAAGGGCTTCGCCCACTGGTGGAAGAACACCGGAACCGAGCCTGTGGAACTGATCTCCGCTGACATCTTCACGGCCGAAATGGGCGATCCCAACCAGATGTAGGCGCGCCCGTCGGATTGACTCGCAGCATCGCAGTGGCGCTGCCCGCTCGGTTCGGCTGAACTGCGGGCCTCGGGTCCGGCAGGCGGCGCCCACCAGCCAGGATCACGGAGTACAACATGAAAAGAAGACAATTCAGCAATGTCGTGGCCGGCCTCGCCGCGCTGAGCGCCATCGCGCTCGTCGTGCCCGCTTCACGCCAGGTTGATGCCGCCGACGCCACGCTGCCGGGCGATGGCATCGTCAGGGCAAAGAGCGCCTATCCGATGGCCGACACGATCGACCGGATAACCGACGACCTCAAGGCCAAGAACATCATCCTCTTCGATGTCATCGATCAGGCGAAGCTTGGCAGGGATGCCGGCATCGATCTCAACCCATCGGCCCTTGTCGTCTTCGGCAATCCGCCGCTGGGTGCCCAGTTCCTGACCGCCAAGGCAGAGTCCGGTCTCGACTGGCCGGTGCGGCTTCTGGTCTTCGAGGATTCCGAAGGGCAGGTCTGGATGGCCTACACCGATTTCC encodes:
- a CDS encoding cupin domain-containing protein, with product MSQIHPIGRKTAILSVGAALALAFGVSAQAGECPADQLMDGAVMSGETTAVGVTDTVIASIDLTPKGGSFENQLLRMRKLTIEPGGVVPWHEHSVRPANIYILSGEIEEYRANCKVPIVHKAGEVTMEFGKGFAHWWKNTGTEPVELISADIFTAEMGDPNQM
- a CDS encoding DUF302 domain-containing protein, translating into MKRRQFSNVVAGLAALSAIALVVPASRQVDAADATLPGDGIVRAKSAYPMADTIDRITDDLKAKNIILFDVIDQAKLGRDAGIDLNPSALVVFGNPPLGAQFLTAKAESGLDWPVRLLVFEDSEGQVWMAYTDFQWIARRHNITNRVEQFAMASEVIASIVSSATH